The following proteins come from a genomic window of Flavobacterium crocinum:
- a CDS encoding endonuclease III domain-containing protein, with protein MDLFGEISNWEIKLNPILKKYKGKSHPLEYKNTYQLLVMVVLSAQDSDANINKIAPILFEKFPTLKSLSKTNLETFIPYINKVRNYPTKALWLLDIAKTIKEDKDIPLSMSGLTALKGVGRKSANVIMRETQQPAEGIIADLHVIRVAPRIGIIKESKDGNKVEKDLMQTLPKKIWSEIGMAISFLGREICRPKPKCEECLLNDICLYYSIE; from the coding sequence ATGGATTTATTTGGAGAAATTTCGAACTGGGAAATAAAATTAAATCCCATTTTAAAAAAGTATAAAGGAAAAAGTCATCCATTAGAGTATAAAAATACGTACCAGCTTTTAGTAATGGTTGTACTATCAGCTCAGGATTCAGATGCTAATATAAATAAAATTGCTCCTATTTTATTTGAGAAATTTCCAACATTAAAAAGTTTGTCCAAAACTAATTTGGAAACTTTTATTCCATACATTAACAAAGTGCGCAATTATCCAACTAAAGCGCTATGGCTTTTGGATATTGCTAAAACTATTAAAGAAGATAAAGATATTCCTTTGTCGATGTCTGGATTAACGGCACTTAAAGGTGTAGGCAGAAAATCTGCTAATGTTATCATGAGAGAAACCCAACAACCAGCAGAAGGTATCATAGCAGATTTGCATGTGATAAGAGTTGCTCCAAGAATTGGAATTATCAAAGAATCAAAAGACGGAAATAAAGTAGAAAAAGATTTAATGCAGACTTTACCTAAAAAAATCTGGTCGGAAATTGGAATGGCAATTTCTTTTTTAGGTAGGGAAATATGTCGGCCAAAACCAAAATGTGAAGAGTGCCTTCTAAATGATATTTGCTTATATTATTCTATTGAATAG
- a CDS encoding glycogen synthase: MEIFHISAECYPMAKVGGLADVVGALPKYQTNAGHLVRVVVPCYDTKFKNENDFECVHWATVKLGNFDFPFSVLKEKTNKLGYELYLIEINDLFNRPNVYGYEDDIERFLSFQIATLDWIIARNKIPDIINCHDHHTGLVPFLLQVAYKYETLKDVKTAITIHNGLYQGWFGFDKLYYLPEFDLKHVGLLEWNNSINSLAVGVKCANAVTTVSPSYLNEINYSANGLEELFRSVRNKSKGILNGIDFEVWNPLKDQMIAENYSIENFETGKLKNKEKLCEQFELDSSKPLFSFIGRLFEEKGGDLLPQASALALSEHFEDINILILGSGNAEIELQLTQLRNDYKGNYNVFIGYNEELAHLIYAGSDYVLMPSRVEPCGLNQMYAMRYGTIPIVRRTGGLRDTVIDFGDDGNGVCHDQASVGDICYSINRAVNLYNDKTNFNKVVQRGMSTDHSWERVCQEYIELYNLIIEKNEI; this comes from the coding sequence ATGGAGATTTTTCATATTAGTGCAGAATGTTATCCTATGGCAAAAGTTGGCGGGCTGGCTGATGTTGTAGGAGCATTACCTAAATATCAAACCAATGCAGGGCATTTGGTGAGAGTTGTTGTTCCTTGTTATGATACAAAATTTAAAAATGAAAATGATTTTGAATGTGTTCATTGGGCAACAGTAAAATTGGGAAATTTTGATTTTCCTTTTAGTGTTCTTAAAGAAAAGACAAATAAGTTAGGGTACGAACTCTATCTTATTGAAATTAATGATTTGTTTAATCGTCCAAATGTTTACGGTTATGAAGATGATATTGAACGTTTTTTATCTTTTCAAATAGCAACATTAGACTGGATTATAGCGAGAAATAAAATTCCGGATATTATTAACTGTCATGATCATCATACCGGTTTGGTTCCATTTTTACTTCAGGTAGCCTATAAATATGAAACTCTTAAAGATGTAAAAACGGCTATTACAATTCATAACGGATTGTATCAGGGCTGGTTTGGATTTGATAAATTGTATTATTTACCAGAATTTGATTTGAAACATGTTGGATTGTTAGAGTGGAATAATTCTATTAATTCATTGGCTGTTGGCGTAAAATGTGCTAATGCCGTTACAACTGTTTCTCCTAGTTATTTAAATGAGATTAATTACTCTGCAAATGGACTGGAAGAGCTGTTTAGATCTGTTCGTAATAAATCTAAAGGGATTTTGAACGGAATAGATTTCGAAGTCTGGAATCCGTTGAAAGATCAGATGATTGCTGAAAATTATTCAATCGAGAATTTTGAAACAGGAAAGTTAAAAAATAAAGAAAAGCTATGTGAACAGTTTGAACTCGATTCTTCAAAACCATTGTTCAGTTTTATTGGACGTTTGTTTGAAGAAAAAGGTGGTGATTTGTTGCCGCAGGCTTCTGCTTTAGCATTATCGGAACATTTTGAAGATATTAATATTCTCATATTAGGTTCGGGAAATGCTGAAATAGAATTACAACTTACGCAATTGCGAAATGATTATAAAGGAAATTATAATGTTTTTATAGGTTATAATGAAGAATTAGCACATTTAATTTATGCAGGTTCAGATTATGTTTTAATGCCGTCAAGAGTGGAGCCGTGTGGTTTAAATCAGATGTATGCTATGCGATATGGTACAATTCCGATTGTGAGAAGAACTGGAGGTTTACGAGATACAGTTATCGATTTTGGAGATGATGGAAATGGAGTTTGCCATGATCAGGCTTCGGTTGGAGACATTTGTTATTCTATAAATCGAGCTGTTAATTTATATAATGATAAAACAAATTTCAATAAAGTAGTTCAAAGAGGAATGTCAACAGATCATTCCTGGGAAAGAGTGTGCCAAGAATATATCGAATTATACAACCTAATAATTGAGAAAAATGAAATTTAA
- a CDS encoding DUF1569 domain-containing protein, which produces MQNVFLKKDCDQFIKRINQLKQDSQPLWGKMSVDQMLAHCNVTYEMVYDNIHPKPNTFIRLLLKVLAKNKVVSERPYSKNLSTAPQFIIKGDKDFNLEKNRLIAYILKTQELGGNEFEGKESLSFGRLTSQEWNNMFAKHLDHHFSQFGV; this is translated from the coding sequence ATGCAAAATGTATTTCTAAAAAAGGATTGTGATCAATTTATTAAGCGCATTAATCAGCTTAAACAAGATTCACAACCGTTGTGGGGGAAAATGAGTGTCGATCAGATGCTGGCTCACTGTAATGTAACATATGAAATGGTTTATGATAATATTCATCCTAAACCAAATACATTCATAAGACTTCTGTTAAAAGTATTAGCTAAAAACAAAGTTGTTAGCGAAAGACCCTACTCTAAAAATCTGAGTACAGCTCCGCAATTTATCATAAAAGGTGATAAAGATTTTAATTTGGAAAAAAATAGACTTATTGCATACATTTTAAAAACACAAGAATTAGGTGGAAATGAATTTGAAGGGAAAGAATCACTTTCTTTCGGAAGATTAACATCACAAGAATGGAATAATATGTTTGCTAAACACTTAGATCATCATTTTTCCCAGTTTGGAGTTTAA
- the glgB gene encoding 1,4-alpha-glucan branching protein GlgB: MTKVITHSLFTDFDIDLFKAGKHFKLHEKLGAHLLEVNGVKGVYFAVWAPTAQSVSVVGDFNYWTQGEHNLNVRWDSSGIWEGFIPEISKGALYKYKIQSNIDGIVTEKADPFARYCEKPPHTASVVWDLDYKWKDENWMHNRQNYNALDKPYSVYEVHLGSWRRADHNRFLTYLELADDLVKYVKETGFTHVEFMPVMEYPYDPSWGYQLTGYFAPTSRFGKPQDFMVLVDRLHQEGIGVILDWVPSHFPDDAHGLGYFDGSHLYEHPDRRKGYHPDWKSLVFNYGRNEVRAFLISNAVFWLQNYHIDGLRVDAVASMLYLDYSRKDGEWEANIFGGRENLDSISFLKEFNEVIYANFNGVQTIAEESTSFPMVSRPTFAGGLGFGMKWMMGWMHDTLKYFEKETVYRKYHQNELTFSMTYAFTENFMLPFSHDEVVYGKKSLIYKMPGDEWQRFANLRLLYGYMFTHPGAKLLFMGAEFGQTNEWNFEQSLDWHLLQYDFHSGIKKLITDLNHLYKSNPALYEKQFSGEGFEWINYSDHQNAVMSYIRKGNNANEDLVIVCNFTQLVRENYRIGVSRTGKLQEIFNSDASVYGGSGTGNKKLSKIDSIPYDGRDFSVELILPPLGVTVYSFV; encoded by the coding sequence ATGACTAAAGTAATAACACATTCGCTTTTTACCGATTTTGATATAGATTTATTCAAAGCCGGAAAACACTTCAAATTACATGAAAAATTAGGAGCACATTTACTTGAAGTTAATGGAGTAAAAGGCGTTTATTTCGCTGTTTGGGCTCCAACAGCACAGTCAGTTTCCGTTGTTGGTGATTTTAATTATTGGACACAAGGAGAACATAATTTAAATGTTCGCTGGGATTCCTCGGGTATCTGGGAAGGCTTTATTCCTGAGATTTCTAAAGGAGCGCTTTACAAATATAAAATTCAATCGAATATTGACGGAATTGTAACTGAGAAAGCCGATCCATTTGCGCGTTATTGTGAAAAACCGCCGCATACAGCTTCTGTAGTTTGGGATTTAGACTATAAATGGAAAGATGAAAATTGGATGCATAATCGTCAGAATTATAACGCTTTAGATAAACCTTATTCTGTTTACGAAGTACATTTAGGTTCCTGGAGAAGAGCAGATCACAATCGTTTCCTGACTTATCTGGAATTAGCTGATGATTTAGTTAAATATGTAAAAGAAACAGGTTTTACGCATGTTGAGTTTATGCCAGTAATGGAATATCCTTATGATCCATCATGGGGATATCAACTGACAGGATATTTTGCTCCAACTTCCCGTTTTGGAAAACCTCAGGACTTTATGGTTTTGGTAGATCGATTACATCAGGAAGGAATTGGAGTGATTCTGGACTGGGTTCCTTCACATTTTCCGGATGATGCACATGGTTTAGGTTATTTTGATGGATCGCATTTATATGAACATCCGGATCGTAGAAAAGGTTATCATCCGGATTGGAAGAGTTTAGTTTTTAATTATGGAAGAAATGAAGTTAGAGCTTTTTTAATTAGTAATGCTGTATTCTGGCTTCAGAATTATCATATTGATGGCTTGCGGGTTGATGCCGTTGCTTCGATGTTGTATCTGGATTATTCCAGAAAAGATGGGGAATGGGAAGCCAATATTTTTGGAGGAAGAGAAAATTTAGACAGTATCAGCTTTCTTAAAGAATTTAATGAAGTAATTTACGCTAATTTTAATGGAGTTCAGACTATTGCAGAAGAAAGCACTTCGTTTCCGATGGTTTCAAGACCAACTTTTGCGGGAGGTTTAGGTTTTGGTATGAAATGGATGATGGGCTGGATGCATGATACTTTAAAATATTTTGAAAAGGAAACAGTATATAGAAAGTACCATCAGAATGAATTGACTTTTTCGATGACTTATGCATTTACAGAAAATTTCATGCTTCCGTTTTCTCATGATGAAGTGGTTTATGGAAAAAAATCTCTTATCTATAAAATGCCTGGCGATGAATGGCAACGATTTGCCAACTTAAGATTGCTTTACGGCTACATGTTTACACATCCAGGAGCAAAACTATTGTTTATGGGAGCCGAATTTGGGCAAACCAATGAATGGAATTTCGAACAAAGTCTAGACTGGCATTTACTACAATATGATTTTCATTCCGGAATTAAGAAATTGATTACAGACCTAAATCATTTGTATAAATCGAATCCGGCTTTGTATGAAAAGCAATTTTCAGGAGAAGGTTTTGAATGGATTAACTATTCTGATCATCAAAATGCAGTAATGTCTTATATCCGTAAAGGGAACAATGCAAATGAAGATTTAGTTATTGTTTGCAATTTTACTCAATTAGTTAGAGAGAATTACAGAATTGGAGTTTCAAGAACAGGAAAATTACAAGAGATTTTTAACAGCGATGCTTCAGTTTATGGCGGAAGTGGTACAGGCAATAAAAAACTATCAAAAATAGATTCCATACCTTACGATGGGAGAGATTTTTCAGTAGAACTAATTTTGCCGCCTTTGGGCGTAACGGTATATTCTTTCGTTTAG
- a CDS encoding glucose-1-phosphate adenylyltransferase produces the protein MKFKKKNVVAIILGGGQGSRLFPLTETRSKPAVPIGGKYRLVDIPISNCINSDIFKIFVLTQFNSASLNAHIKNTFNFSIFSQSFVDILAAEQTPDNPTWFQGTADAVRQCMSHFLKHDFDHALILSGDQLYQMDFNEMLEAHIAADAEISIATLPVNAKDAPEFGILKTDHENNIHAFIEKPHASLLPEWESEVSEQMQEKGKKYLASMGIYIFNKPLLEELMANQETKDFGKEIIPQAVGKHKILSYQYEGYWTDIGNIESFFEANIGLTADIPEFNLFDNENKIFTRPRLLPPSKFRNSIINQSLISEGCIINAKEIKSSVIGIRSRIGEGTVLENCYVMGNDFYQDLDELNHESNINKIHVGIGENCYIKNALVDKNVRIGNNVHISGGKHLDNFTNELYSIKDGIVVIKKGVTLSDNFRIE, from the coding sequence ATGAAATTTAAAAAGAAAAATGTAGTTGCTATTATTTTAGGAGGAGGACAGGGATCACGTTTATTCCCTTTAACAGAAACGAGATCAAAACCAGCTGTCCCGATTGGAGGAAAATATCGTTTGGTTGATATTCCAATTTCTAATTGTATCAATTCAGATATTTTCAAAATATTTGTTCTGACACAGTTTAACTCTGCATCTTTAAATGCTCATATCAAAAATACTTTTAATTTTAGTATTTTCAGTCAGTCATTTGTTGATATTTTGGCTGCGGAACAGACTCCAGACAATCCAACCTGGTTTCAGGGAACTGCTGATGCTGTAAGGCAGTGCATGTCGCATTTTTTAAAACATGATTTTGACCATGCATTGATTCTTTCCGGAGATCAACTGTATCAAATGGATTTTAATGAAATGCTGGAAGCTCATATTGCGGCGGATGCCGAAATTTCTATTGCAACTTTACCCGTAAACGCTAAAGATGCTCCGGAATTTGGAATTTTAAAAACAGATCATGAAAATAATATTCATGCTTTTATAGAAAAACCACATGCTTCATTGTTGCCGGAATGGGAATCTGAAGTGAGTGAACAAATGCAGGAAAAAGGTAAAAAGTATCTTGCTTCAATGGGGATTTATATTTTCAACAAACCATTGTTAGAGGAATTAATGGCAAATCAGGAAACGAAAGATTTTGGAAAAGAAATTATCCCTCAAGCCGTTGGAAAACATAAAATTTTAAGCTATCAATATGAAGGATATTGGACGGATATTGGAAATATAGAATCCTTTTTTGAAGCTAATATTGGTCTTACTGCTGATATTCCGGAATTTAATTTATTCGATAATGAGAATAAAATTTTTACAAGACCAAGGTTGTTACCGCCTTCAAAATTTAGAAATTCGATTATAAATCAATCTTTAATTTCAGAAGGATGTATCATAAATGCCAAAGAAATTAAGAGTTCTGTAATTGGAATCCGTTCCAGAATTGGTGAAGGGACAGTTCTTGAAAACTGCTATGTAATGGGGAACGATTTTTATCAGGATCTTGATGAACTGAACCATGAAAGTAACATCAATAAAATCCATGTTGGAATTGGAGAAAATTGTTATATCAAAAATGCTTTGGTTGATAAAAATGTGCGCATTGGAAATAATGTTCATATTAGCGGAGGAAAACATCTGGACAATTTTACCAATGAACTATACAGTATAAAAGATGGAATTGTTGTGATTAAAAAAGGTGTTACACTTTCAGATAATTTTAGAATAGAATAG
- a CDS encoding nuclear transport factor 2 family protein, which yields MRICIILFFFFFGFNSNAQKQDVQKSIETFFEGFHQRDSIKLKSVCADKMILQSISENAVKGNKLSNESTNEFYKSIVTIPLNMKFQEKILNFNIQIDGTMAHVWAPYEFYLNEKLSHRGVNTFTLFKEKDNWKIIYLIDTRRK from the coding sequence ATGAGAATATGTATAATTCTATTTTTTTTCTTCTTTGGATTTAATTCTAATGCGCAAAAACAAGATGTTCAAAAAAGTATTGAAACTTTTTTTGAAGGATTTCATCAAAGAGATTCAATAAAATTAAAATCAGTTTGCGCTGATAAGATGATTTTGCAATCTATTAGTGAGAATGCCGTAAAAGGAAATAAACTATCGAATGAAAGTACTAACGAATTTTATAAGTCTATTGTGACGATACCTTTAAATATGAAATTTCAGGAGAAAATTTTGAACTTTAATATTCAAATTGATGGAACAATGGCGCATGTTTGGGCTCCTTATGAATTTTATCTAAATGAGAAATTAAGTCATAGAGGTGTAAATACTTTTACACTATTTAAAGAGAAAGACAACTGGAAAATAATTTACTTAATTGATACAAGAAGGAAATAG
- a CDS encoding alpha/beta fold hydrolase, which produces MAKKAINPIKSLKIPQIIIISTNICSLVSKNLATKFAARIFTTPIKHKVPKRELEMDSKSLQKTIHVESINKDIITYHYGNNTRKILLVHGWSGRGTQLFKVADELLHNGYSTISFDAPAHGKSKGTTTIMSEFIASILEIETQFGPFEIAIGHSLGGMSVLNAIKDGLKVNKAIVIGSGDIVQDILDEFICKLKLKNEFSDRLRLFFEDKYQVKMDDFSAYKAAQKIEIPVLVIHDNDDPEVLVKAGIHIHKNLKNGSLFLTDGLGHRKILGNQNVIKKILEFVKIN; this is translated from the coding sequence ATGGCAAAAAAGGCAATTAATCCTATTAAATCATTAAAAATTCCACAGATAATTATAATATCTACCAATATTTGTTCACTTGTATCTAAAAATCTCGCTACTAAATTTGCTGCCAGAATATTTACAACTCCAATAAAACATAAGGTTCCTAAACGTGAACTTGAGATGGATTCTAAAAGCCTTCAAAAGACTATTCACGTTGAAAGTATCAATAAAGATATTATTACCTATCATTATGGTAATAATACTCGAAAGATATTATTAGTTCATGGTTGGTCTGGACGTGGAACCCAATTATTTAAAGTAGCCGATGAATTACTGCATAATGGCTATTCAACTATAAGTTTCGATGCTCCTGCGCATGGAAAATCAAAAGGAACAACAACAATAATGTCTGAATTTATAGCTTCTATTCTGGAAATAGAAACACAATTTGGACCATTTGAAATTGCAATTGGGCATTCTTTAGGAGGCATGTCTGTTTTAAATGCGATTAAAGATGGTTTAAAAGTTAATAAGGCTATTGTTATTGGCAGTGGGGATATTGTACAAGATATTTTAGATGAATTTATTTGTAAGCTGAAGCTAAAAAATGAATTTAGTGACCGATTAAGACTCTTTTTTGAAGATAAATATCAAGTTAAAATGGACGATTTTTCTGCTTATAAAGCTGCGCAAAAAATTGAAATTCCAGTTTTAGTAATACATGATAACGACGATCCGGAAGTACTGGTAAAAGCAGGAATTCATATTCACAAAAACCTAAAAAACGGCTCATTATTTTTAACCGATGGATTAGGTCACAGAAAAATACTTGGAAATCAAAATGTTATCAAAAAGATACTAGAGTTTGTTAAAATTAATTAA